One window of the Salvia miltiorrhiza cultivar Shanhuang (shh) chromosome 6, IMPLAD_Smil_shh, whole genome shotgun sequence genome contains the following:
- the LOC130988485 gene encoding uncharacterized protein LOC130988485, translated as MSKSFPTTLLIDNDTFSFYVEFTYENLPFYCSKCKLTGHPTEKCRKISVKKVVEEDVQDRSQQPLVKNGKQWQPISGDARDEREHEQETAKGDRPVEVGSRREDIQVSPARLDPGCYSLQKNDHQKQLGLPVSASNNNFALLDNEGTELLEEPEQQRRPVNISAIHDGHISEEVSDEDEEVNYDSSGKYVSTTDDIAVNNALKAQRLEQILAIAKAPMPETVPPAKRRGRPSKQEQAARAAENTANRPADTTIKSRLRNTGDTSRTFVIDKSNRDSALAMESVAKESWAEEVERSGVASANINQF; from the exons atgtcCAAATCCTTTCCTACTACCCTCTTAATTGATAACGATACTTTTTCGTTCTATGTTGAATTCACGTATGAGAATTTACCTTTCTATTGCTCAAAATGTAAACTTACAGGACATCCCACCGAAAAGTGTCGGAAAATTTCGGTTAAGAAGGTTGTGGAAGAGGATGTTCAAGATAGAAGTCAACAGCCTTTGGTTAAAAATGGGAAACAGTGGCAACCTATCTCTGGTGATgcaagagatgagagagaacaTGAGCAGGAGACAGCAAAGGGAGATAGGCCGGTTGAGGTGGGTTCGAGACGCGAAGACATACAGGTTTCCCCAGCTCGTTTGGACCCGGGATGTTACTCACTTCAGAAAAATGATCACCAGAAACAGTTAGGCTTGCCGGTTTCGGCGTCGAACAACAATTTTGCCCTGTTGGATAACGAAGGCACTGAATTGCTTGAAGAaccggagcagcagcggcgg CCAGTCAACATTTCTGCGATCCATGATGGCCATATCTCGGAGGAGGTTTCGGATGAGGATGAAGAAGTGAACTATGACAGCAGTGGGAAGTACGTTTCCACAACGGATGATATTGCTGTTAATAATGCCTTGAAAGCTCAAAGACTTGAGCAGATTTTGGCGATAGCTAAAGCGCCCATGCCAGAAACAGTTCCTCCTGCTAAGCGACGAGGAAGACCATCCAAACAGGAGCAAGCTGCTAGGGCAGCGGAGAACACAGCCAACAGGCCAGCGGACACAACCATTAAAAGTAGACTTCGTAACACGGGTGATACGTCGCGTACTTTTGTGATTGATAAAAGTAATAGAGACAGCGCTCTAGCCATGGAGAGCGTCGCCAAAGAGAGCTGG
- the LOC130988511 gene encoding rosmarinate synthase-like — protein MRMNVKESTMVKPMAETPRGTLWLSNLDIQILGNYHSRSVYLYSSNGAANFFDVGLLKAALGRALVDFYPYAGRLEKADDGRLQINCNCEGVLFVVAECDAAVDDLGDFAARAPDLSLVPKVDYSGGISTWPLLLLQLTRFKCGSISLGVTADHHVKDGTSGLHFINTWSDIARGVTSVAVPPVLDRRPLSARQPPQPKFPHDEYQPPPQLITPLPITDTSHAVFKLTPDHLRAIKQSCSGYSTYQAVTGHVWRCVCAARGLPPDQPTRLKFSVNGRPRLQPPLPPGLFGNVNFYTTSTALCGELVSNPAGFAAEKVNGAVAQMNDEYLRSAIDYLEVQLPSILNTTARNENLVKCPNLDITSWVRLPFYEGDFGWGKPVYAGPAVVQYEGKAYLLLDPESDGSWLLQITLFKPHMDAFHNLFYDIPPSTKNITI, from the exons ATGAGAATGAATGTGAAAGAATCGACGATGGTAAAGCCAATGGCAGAAACGCCACGTGGGACTCTGTGGCTGTCAAATTTGGACATACAAATACTTGGTAACTACCACAGCCGCTCCGTCTACTTGTACAGCTCCAATGGCGCCGCCAACTTCTTCGACGTTGGCTTGCTGAAGGCGGCTCTTGGTCGGGCTTTGGTTGACTTCTACCCCTATGCAGGGAGGCTGGAGAAGGCGGATGACGGGCGCCTCCAGATTAACTGCAACTGCGAGGGAGTGTTGTTCGTGGTGGCGGAGTGCGACGCCGCAGTCGATGACTTGGGTGATTTTGCGGCCCGCGCCCCCGACCTCTCCCTCGTCCCTAAAGTCGATTATTCCGGGGGGATTTCCACCTGGCCACTTTTGCTGCTGCAG TTGACTCGATTCAAATGCGGTAGCATTTCCTTGGGCGTTACAGCCGACCACCACGTTAAAGATGGGACCTCCGGCCTGCATTTCATCAACACGTGGTCTGACATAGCCCGCGGCGTCACCTCTGTGGCCGTCCCCCCGGTCCTGGACCGCCGCCCCCTCTCGGCGCGGCAGCCACCGCAGCCCAAGTTCCCCCACGATGAATACCAGCCCCCGCCGCAGCTCATAACCCCTCTCCCCATCACCGACACATCACACGCAGTATTCAAACTCACTCCGGACCACCTCCGCGCCATCAAGCAGAGCTGCAGCGGTTATTCGACGTACCAGGCGGTCACCGGCCACGTGTGGCGCTGCGTCTGTGCGGCCCGCGGCCTCCCTCCAGACCAACCAACCAGGCTGAAATTCTCGGTGAACGGGCGTCCGAGGCTGCAGCCGCCCCTGCCGCCGGGTTTATTCGGCAACGTGAACTTCTATACCACGTCGACCGCTCTGTGCGGCGAACTGGTGTCGAACCCGGCGGGGTTCGCGGCGGAGAAAGTCAACGGGGCGGTGGCCCAAATGAACGACGAGTATTTAAGGTCGGCTATCGACTACTTGGAGGTGCAGCTGCCGAGTATCCTCAACACCACTGCCCGCAACGAAAACTTGGTGAAGTGTCCTAATCTTGATATTACGAGCTGGGTGCGGCTGCCCTTTTACGAAGGGGATTTCGGGTGGGGGAAGCCGGTTTATGCCGGGCCGGCAGTGGTTCAGTATGAAGGGAAGGCTTATTTGCTCCTTGATCCGGAGAGTGATGGGAGTTGGTTGCTTCAGATCACGCTCTTCAAGCCGCATATGGACGCCTTTCACAACTTGTTTTATGATattcctccgtccaccaaaaacaTCACAATTTGA